In Lonchura striata isolate bLonStr1 chromosome 2, bLonStr1.mat, whole genome shotgun sequence, a single genomic region encodes these proteins:
- the LOC110474967 gene encoding olfactory receptor 52B2-like: MYELNESSFDPITFVLTGIPGMEESHIWISVPFCLMYLTAVLSNLLLLLAIATDRSLHEPMYLFLAMLALSDLLLSTTTVPKMLAIFWFSAREISFDACVTQMFFTHFSFIVESSVLLAMAFDRYVAVCDPLRYAAVLTPSAIGKIAAAAVARGFCIMFPPIFLLKRLPYCGHNVMPHTYCEHMGIARLACADIRANVWYGLTTALLSSGLDVVLIAVSYALILRAVFRLPSPEARLKTLSTCGSHLCVILMFYVPAFFSFLTHRFGRQIPSHVHILLANLYVVVPPMLNPIVYGVRTRQIRERVLRLLCPAGECPCPSWAGGC, translated from the coding sequence ATGTACGAGCTCAACGAGAGCAGCTTCGACCCCATCACCTTTGTCCTGACGGGCATCCCGGGCATGGAGGAGTCCCACATCTGGATCTCCGTCCCCTTCTGCCTGATGTACCTCACCGCCGTGCTCAGcaacctgctgctgctcttggccaTCGCCACGGACCGCAGCCTGCACGAGCCCATGTACCTCTTCCTGGCCATGCTGGCCCTGTCCGACCTCCTGCTGTCCACCACCACCGTGCCCAAAATGCTGGCCATCTTCTGGTTCAGCGCCAGGGAGATTTCCTTTGACGCCTGCGTCACGCAGATGTTCTTCACCCATTTCAGCTTCATCGTGGAGTCCTCGgtgctgctggccatggcctTCGACCGCTACGTGGCCGTGTGCGACCCGCTGCGCTACGCGGCCGTCCTGACCCCCTCGGCCATCGGCAAGATCGCCGCGGCCGCCGTGGCCCGCGGCTTCTGCATCATGTTCCCGCCCATCTTCCTGCTGAAGCGGCTGCCCTACTGCGGGCACAACGTGATGCCCCACACCTACTGCGAGCACATGGGCATCGCCCGCCTGGCCTGCGCTGACATCAGGGCCAACGTCTGGTACGGGCTGACCACGGCGCTGCTCTCCTCGGGCCTGGACGTCGTGCTCATCGCCGTCTCCTACGCGCTCATCCTCAGGGCGGTGTTCCGCCTCCCGTCCCCCGAGGCTCGCCTCAAAACCCTCAGCACCTGCGGCTCCCACCTCTGCGTGATCCTCATGTTCTACGTGCCggccttcttctccttcctcacgCATCGCTTCGGCCGCCAGATCCCCAGCCACGTCCACATCCTGCTGGCCAACCTCTACGTGGTGGTGCCACCCATGCTCAACCCCATTGTCTACGGGGTGAGGACCAGGCAGATCCGGGAGCGCGTCCTCCGCCTGCTCTGCCCCGCGGGGGAgtgtccctgccccagctgggcGGGCGggtgctga
- the RPS11 gene encoding small ribosomal subunit protein uS17, translating to MADTQTERAYQKQPTIFQNKKRVLLGEGGKEKLPRYYRNVGLGFKTPKEAIEGTYIDKKCPFTGNVSIRGRILSGVVTKMKMQRTIVIRRDYLHYIRKYNRFEKRHKNMSVHLSPCFRDVQIGDIVTVGECRPLSKTVRFNVLKVTKAAGTKKQFQKF from the exons ATGGCGGACACGCAG ACGGAACGCGCCTACCAGAAGCAGCCGACGATCTTCCAGAACAAGAAGCGAGTGCTGCTGGGTGAGGGCGGCAAGGAGAAGTTGCCCCGCTACTACCGCAACGTGGGGCTGGGCTTCAAGACCCCAAAGGAG GCCATCGAGGGCACCTACATCGACAAGAAGTGTCCCTTCACTGGCAATGTCTCCATCCGGGGCCGCATCCTGTCAG GTGTGGTGACCAAGATGAAGATGCAGCGCACGATCGTCATCCGCCGCGATTACCTGCACTACATCCGCAAGTACAACCGCTTCGAGAAGCGCCACAAGAACATGTCTGTGCACCTGTCCCCGTGCTTCAG GGATGTGCAGATTGGGGACATCGTGACGGTGGGTGAGTGTCGCCCGCTCAGCAAGACCGTGCGCTTCAACGTGCTCAAGGTGAccaaggctgcaggcaccaAGAAGCAGTTCCAGAAGTTCTGa
- the FHIP1B gene encoding FHF complex subunit HOOK-interacting protein 1B, translating to MAPGLRMPNLLAAAWREDPGILPAPLCPHGGARPHPARLVCRGAVCDPVLMERMSWLSKLTPRAGGQRAPRSASLQPPVTADPETCLMVFKNHWAQVLRILERRGSKPAPDDLSAVRNNTYQMLNLLAEDRPWGDGEKDRSQGDGDVPCGPILQFVAAENLLERLLCWHLQGDFTEDRKVEQLKLYEMLISQARQPLLRHKAVLTPLLRLLSVCAEPASAPLENSLVLLLNQLCVSVAREPAILELFFHSHTDQGPANLIIFSLLIPFIHHEGARGQQARDALLLIMAMSASNRAVAQSITDNSYFCPVLATGLSALYSSLPRKIEVRGDDWHFLRREDWIGVSSLVLFMNSLEFCNAVIQVAHPLVQKQLVDYVHNGFLVPVMGPALHKTSVEEMIASTAYLDLFLRSVSETALLKTFLRFVLLHRHDNTTILDTLVGRINSNSRLCMVSLSLFRTLLSLNCEDVMLQLVLRYLLPCSHVMLSQKRAVRDLDIYGKTAAKFLSLIPRCCRPESPPPPRDRDEEPPSRARGHGSPGADAPPAPKPSTPSRLSFFMRQASMGPAEAAAPRSPGAPAGSPPRPGPRDEVAELDRNYLEYLRDARHSIDRCAWACRVWSAPYDGEDPRAPGPVPDPDSPVGRPPGPPTPRTKKRGLPEEGAREVPGGPLGGDEPGAGGPGPEPRDGGTLVNGAHGAAEPGPPEGDVVVKKVRRSPRGEGEGSGGAPNGAPRAQPPGWEPLPSVDSLLEELLARVPAEPPGAGVSIETFTEELREIEAEMQNGGVGGAPATPTEPPEPPLSHEEEEAFASFAALPEGDVGTGRAPPRPPDPLAQVVASPPRAVGPPPSQPFTGPFVSVLFGKLENMPHNSLYVNFLLTGLVAQLACYPQPLLRSFLLNTNMVFQPSVKSLLQVLGSVKNKIESFAATQEDFPALLFKAKKYLIARGRLDWAEGPGAVPALRRTDTLARSRKPSLGELLLRHANSPTRARHAAQLALQGLRDGGLHPLAPPARHGEALRVRNAVYCAVIFSEFLKELAAIAQAHAVTSPFLTEPPEE from the exons cctgctggcagcagcatggAGAGAGGACCCTGGCATCCTGCCCGCTCCCCTGTGCCCCCACGGTGGTGCCAGGCCGCATCCAGCCCGGCTGGTGTGCCGCGGTGCTGTCTGTGACCCCGTGCTGATGGAGAGGATGAGCTGGCTGAGCAAGCTGACCCcacgggcgggcgggcagcgaGCCCCCCGCAGCGCCAGCCTGCAGCCCCCCGTCACCGCTGACCCCGAGACCTGCCTCATGGTCTTCAAGAACCACTGGGCACAG GTGCTGCGGATCCTGGAGCGGCGCGGCAGCAAACCAGCCCCTGATGACCTCAGCGCCGTCCGCAACAACACCTACCAGATGCTGAACCTGCTGGCTGAGGACCGGCCCTGGGGGGACGGGGAGAAGGACAGGTCACAGGGGGACGGGGACGTGCCCTGCGGGCCCATCCTGCAGTTTGTGGCTGCTGAGAACCTGCTGGAACGGCTCCTGTGCTGGCATCTGCAGGGCGACTTCACCGAGGACAGGAAG GTGGAGCAGCTGAAGCTGTACGAGATGCTGATCAGCCAGGCCCGGCAGCCCCTGCTGCGGCACAAGGCGGTGCTGACGCCGCTGCTGCGCCTGCTGAGCGTGTGCGCCGAGCCCGCCTCGGCCCCGCTGGAGAacagcctggtgctgctgctcaaCCAGCTCTGCGTCTCCGTGGCACGCGAGCCGGCCATCCTGGAGCTCTTCTTCCACAGCCACACGGACCAGGGCCCCGCCAACCTCATCATCTTCTCGCTCCTCATCCCCTTCATCCACCACGAGGGCGCGCGGGGCCAGCAGGCTCGCGACGCGCTGCTGCTCATCATGGCCATGTCGGCCAGCAACCGCGCCGTGGCCCAGTCCATCACCGACAACTCCTACTTCTGCCCG GTGCTGGCCACGGGCCTGAGCGCCCTGTACTCCTCCCTGCCCCGCAAGATCGAGGTGCGAGGAGATGACTGGCACTTCCTGCGGCGGGAGGACTGGATCGGCGTCTCCTCCCTTGTCCTCTTCATGAACTCGCTTGAGTTCTGCAATGCCGTCATCCAG GTCGCCCACCCACTGGTGCAGAAGCAGTTGGTGGATTACGTCCACAATGGGTTCCTCGTGCCCGTCATGGGGCCGGCGTTGCACAAG ACCTCGGTGGAGGAGATGATTGCGAGCACAGCGTACCTGGACCTGTTCCTGCGCAGCGTCAGCGAGACGGCGCTGCTGAAAACCTTCCTGCGCTTCGTGCTGCTGCACCGGCACGACAACACCACCATCCTGGACACGCTGGTGGGCCGCATCAACAGCAACTCCCGG ctgtgcaTGGTGTCCCTGAGCCTCTTCCGGACCCTGCTCAGCCTCAACTGTGAGGATGTGATGCTGCAGCTGGTGCTCAG GtacctgctgccctgcagccatgTGATGCTGAGCCAGAAGCGGGCAGTGCGGGACCTGGACATCTATGGGAAGACAGCGGCCAAGTTCCTGTCCCTCATCCCACGCTGCTGCCGACCCGAGAGCCCCCCACCGCCCCGTGACCGGGATGAGGAGCCCCCGTCCCGGGCCAGGG GCCACGGCAGCCCCGGCGCAGACGCCCCCCCGGCACCGAAGCCCTCCACGCCGTCCCGCCTCTCGTTCTTCATGCGCCAGGCCAGCATGGGCCCTGCCGAGGCCGCTGCCCCCCGCTCGCCCGGGGCCCCCGCGGGCAgccccccccggcccggcccccgggACGAGGTGGCGGAGCTGGACAGGAACTACCTGGAATACCTGCGGGACGCGCGGCACAGCATCGACCGCTGCGCCTGGGCCTGCCGCGTCTGGTCGGCGCCCTACGACGGCGAGGAcccccgcgcccccggccccgtGCCCGACCCCGACAGCCCCGTGGGGCggcccccgggaccccccaccCCACGGACTAAGAAGCGGGGGCTGCCTGAGGAGGGGGCACGGGAGGTGCCGGGGGGACCCCTTGGGGGTGAcgagcccggggctggggggcccggccccgagccccgggATGGGGGGACACTGGTGAACGGGGCACACGGAGCGGCCGAGCCGGGGCCGCCGGAGGGGGACGTGGTGGTGAAGAAGGTCCGTCGGAGCCCCCGGGGCGAGGGGGAGGGCAGTGGGGGGGCTCCGAACGGGGCCCCTCGGGCGCAGCCCCCCGGCTGGGAGCCTCTGCCCTCGGTGGACTCGCTgttggaggagctgctggcccgCGTGCCCGCCGAGCCCCCTGGGGCCGGCGTCTCCATCGAGACCTTCACGGAGGAGCTGCGTGAGATTGAGGCCGAGATGCAGAACGGGGGCGTGGGGGGAGCCCCGGCCACCCCCACAGAGCCGCCTGAGCCGCCCTTGTcccacgaggaggaggaggcctTCGCCAGCTTCGCCGCGTTGCCCGAGGGGGACGTGGGCACCGGGCGGGCACCGCCGCGGCCCCCGGACCCCCTGGCGCAGGTGGTGGCCAGCCCGCCGCGGGCGGTGGGGCCgccccccagccagcccttcaCAG GCCCTTTTGTGTCAGTGCTGTTTGGGAAGCTGGAGAACATGCCCCACAACTCTCTGTACGTCAACTTCCTGCTGACGGGGCTGGTGGCCCAGCTGGCCTGCTACCCCCAGCCTCTGCTCCGCTCCTTCCTGCTCAACACCAACATGGTCTTCCAGCCCAGCGTCAAGTCCCTGCTCCAG GTGCTGGGCTCGGTGAAGAACAAGATCGAGAGCTTTGCTGCCACTCAAGAGGATTTCCCAGCGCTGCTCTTCAAGGCCAAGAAGTACCTGATTGCTCGGGGGCGGCTGGACTGGGCtgaggggccgggggctgtccCCGCCCTGCGGCGCACCGACACCCTGG cCCGCAGCCGGAAGCCGTccctgggggagctgctgctgcgcCACGCCAACAGCCCGACACGTGCGCGGCACGCGGCGCAGCTGGCGCTGCAGGGGCTGCGGGACGGGGGGCTACACCCCCTGGCCCCCCCGGCGCGGCACGGCGAGGCCCTGCGTGTGCGCAACGCCGTCTACTGCGCCGTCATCTTCAGCGAGTTCCTCAAGGAGCTGGCGGCCATCGCCCAGGCCCACGCCGTCACCTCCCCGTTCCTCACCGAGCCCCCCGAGGAGTGA